One window from the genome of Cyprinus carpio isolate SPL01 chromosome B1, ASM1834038v1, whole genome shotgun sequence encodes:
- the LOC109082588 gene encoding mesothelin-like protein, with protein sequence MMIIQTLLSSGVYQINSVASLQNLGSLIIGVQSSIFNLISGNIFLEAMKSEQFVTNVARAPVIIQQTIVSQIIAVNSSSDAVITNVPDLMATEIPRVFLLDVPQSSSAAQTVNRKKWKHEQAVLIFETVTAQFSNPDDISFQVLQGFTCSRIQSFSTSKVMSLIRGCRRRVNQTLVLQESQLTCMYHFIKSADLAAFSQYPTEVLIYYNYSMVDRSLCRSYFSSLGTANFSVLSSTLSSNKQTLFNNARDCLGISGFRISRDQLDVLGSMCCFLSGEYIQSSDPYVLEKLKPCVDLSAQQISALESVLLGGNTSYGPSDSWNRTTLDSLDPLPLYLTTNIWSKFTQDNKQRFLKTFIRDLRKNDKASEMKILNMMNEVNKISRVKIKRSAETACTVGQILQAQVYSDMFPFAYDVTQFNACLSVQTLKDNLEAVTDRVYDRSYQRIILDKLNQAYPGGLSDEVLQVLGSASRAATPDDVRKWNVTKIDTLSSLMNQRNGDWDAEMVQLLVSKYLSVNGNALGSNELNALGGTNLCALNTSVLINIRAASVERASALSLTSCSSEKKSILFSIAQNAFNATNTRSANPVSIATYQLLQNYLGGADATFIRTLLNSSVNMDVLTFMSLKQSVINVLIVPEVKSLLGVNVADLKRYESAAQIQEWIRLQLQVDLDTLQIGLTGGRNSTLTESTVSTTTTASSSTKAPSAQTSTTAAGSRVWSPVCLQLLLLAVTTTTLQLLH encoded by the exons ATGATGATCATCCAAACCCTGCTGTCGTCTGGAGTTTACCAG ATAAATAGTGTGGCCAGTCTGCAGAACTTGGGTTCGCTGATCATCGGTGTTCAATCATCAATCTTCAACCTAATCTCAGGAAATATCTTCCTTGAGGCAATGAAATCTGAACAGTTCGTGACCAACGTTGCCCGCGCACCTGTGATCATCCAGCAGACCATCGTCAGCCAG aTCATCGCTGTCAACAGCTCATCTGATGCCGTCATCACAAACGTTCCTGACCTCATGGCTACAGAAATCCCGCGTGTCTTCCTGCTGGATGTGCCGCAGTCATCTTCGGCTGCGCAGACGGTCAACCGGAAGAAATGGAAACACGAGCAG GCCGTTTTGATCTTTGAAACCGTCACTGCGCAGTTCAGCAACCCAGATGA catttCTTTCCAGGTGCTGCAGGGCTTCACCTGTTCACGAATCCAGAGCTTCAGCACTAGTAAAGTCATGAGTCTGATCCGAGGCTGCAGACGGCGAGTCAATCAGACGCTTGTCCTGCAGGAGTCACAG CTGACCTGCATGTATCACTTCATCAAGAGCGCCGATCTCGCTGCCTTCTCCCAGTATCCCACTGAAGTGCTCATCTATTACAA CTACTCGATGGTCGACAGATCTCTTTGCCGCTCGTATTTCTCATCTCTGGGCACGGCCAACTTCTCTGTTCTGTCCAGTACACTGTCCTCCAACAAGCAGACTCTGTTCAACAATGCCAGGGACTGTCTG GGAATCTCAGGTTTCAGGATCAGTCGGGATCAGCTGGATGTTTTGGGCAGCATGTGCTGTTTTCTGAGCGGCGAGTACATCCAGAGCTCAGACCCGTATGTGCTGGAGAAGCTCAAGCCGTGTGTGGATCTATCAGCTCAGCAGATCTCTGCGCTGGAGAGCGTCCTGCTGGGAGGAAACACCAGCTACGG ACCCTCAGACAGCTGGAACAGAACCACGCTGGACAGCCTGGACCCCCTGCCGCTGTACCTCACCACCAACATCTGGAGCAAGTTCACACAG GACAACAAGCAGAGGTTTCTGAAGACGTTCATCCGTGACCTGAGGAAGAATGATAAAGCTTCAGAGATGAAGATCCTCAACATGATGAATGAGGTCAACAAAATCTCACGAGTCAAAATCAAGAGATCTGCTG AAACAGCATGCACCGTGGGACAGATTCTGCAGGCTCAGGTGTACAGCGACATGTTTCCGTTTGCGTATGATGTGACGCAGTTTAACGCCTGCTTGAGCGTCCAAACGCTGAAGGACAACCTGGAGGCCGTGACTGACAGAGTTTACGACAGGAGCTACCAGCGGATCATTCTGGACAAACTCAACCAG GCGTATCCGGGCGGACTGTCTGACGAGGTGCTGCAGGTTTTAGGCTCCGCCTCCCGTGCAGCCACACCTGATGATGTCAGAAAGTGGAATGTGACAAAGATCGACACGCTCTCGTCTCTGATGAACCAACGCAACGGAGACTGGGACGCGGAGatggtac agcTGCTGGTCAGTAAGTATCTGAGTGTGAATGGAAACGCTCTCGGCAGTAACGAGCTGAACGCTCTGGGAGGAACGAACCTGTGTGCGCTGAACACCAGTGTGCTGATCAACATCAGGGCCGCCAGCGTgga gcgAGCTTCTGCTCTCTCTTTGACCAGCTGCAGCTCAGAGAAGAAGTCGATTCTGTTCAGTATCGCTCAGAACGCATTCAACGCAACAAACACACGCAGTGCAAACCCCGTCAGCATCGCGACATACCAGCTGCTGCAGAACTACCTCg gcgGTGCTGATGCGACGTTCATTCGTACTCTTCTGAACTCCAGTGTGAACATGGACGTGCTCACATTCATGAGTCTGAAGCAGAGCGTCATCAAC gtgctgATCGTGCCTGAGGTGAAGAGTCTGCTGGGTGTGAATGTGGCTGATCTGAAGAGGTATGAAAGCGCGGCACAGATTCAGGAGTGGATCAGGCTTCAGCTGCAGGTGGATCTGGACACGCTGCAGATCGGTCTGACGGGGGGCAGGAACTCCACCCTCACAGAAAGCACCGTCAGCACCACCACTACAGCTAGCAGCAGCACCAAAGCACCGTCAGCCCAGACCAGCACCACAG cTGCTGGATCCAGAGTCTGGTCACCTGTCTGTCTGCAGCTGCTCCTATTGGCTGTTACCACGACGACACTGCAGCTGCTGCACTGA